The DNA window TTTATAAACAATAACACATTCTAACCGTTGAAGTACAAATCCTTGGTATATGTCTGAGCAGAACAACATGAACTTTTAGAAGTAAATTAAGAATGAAACAGATGAATatcaaaggaaaaataaagagtaataaataataatagttaaaaaaaacactgttcttATAGTAAAGACTAAGCATGGTCAGGTTCGATTACAGTACAGGTTTTTcaggtttgttttaaaaaaaaaaatacttgtaTTCCTATATGCCTGAATGTACtatgaaacagtttttggtCACTGTAATTGTAATTATTCTTCCTCTCGTATACTGAACCGGAAAAGTTCCTTTCCCAAAGCAAATCTAATGTAAGTGATGGTAGACGAAACCCACAGTCCTCactctgtgcaaaaatgtattctgaaAATCAGCCCCACTTTTCTCttcatatgtattttttgtttgaaatcGTGACCCCATTGACAGAGGGGATAGGTGTAGGGGAGGGCATTAATCAGTGCATTTTCCATCTTCTCCTTCATTACCAGTCCatacattacagtaaatgtgatTGGAGTGAAACAGATATGGATTTGTACATGGCTCAGCATACATTATCTCCCTGACATGCTGACCTGAAAGTTACAATAAATCCAGAAAATTACCACCACAGAAATGTATGTTTCTGAATATGAAAAAATGCTGATTCAGATAGACTTTTGATAATACTCCTGCATCCTGGGATAGTTTAGCTAAATAATCTGTATGTCcattaaaatttattttatgttgtaatGTGCATTTTCTGAAGACATAATTATACTAATATGCTTTGTGCTGCATTTGATATTactttgtcattttgattttaaagtgaTAGAGTTGTAATCGAGGTTGCCACAGGCTTCTTTATATGTCGCATATGAAATGATTCATAAATCAAACACAATATAGTTGCGAATTACCTTTAAAATAACTGGATGACAGGTAGATCGATAGATCGATACATAGATCTGGAAATAGGTGTGTCTGGACATGTCCTCTGACGTGTCTTGAAACCTTTCTAATGATCCCATTGGCTCGCTTGACGTCATGACGTCTTGTTGTTGGTGAAGGGGCGGGAGCAGGACGTCGAAGGGGAGTAacgaagcagcagcagcagaagcgACCGAAGGATGCTCGTGTTTCAGGTGAGATTCAGTGGGATATGATGATAATTAATctgaaggaaagacagacacacGTTCCGGGGCTTCTACCACTTTACAGCTGAAGAGAAGTTCACTGACTGGAATATGCAGACAGGTTAGTAAATGCTCACTCCGAAACGTTAGCTAAGCAGACAGCGTAAGCTAAAATGGACTGATGTTAGCTAATGTGTGTTGGCTCGTGTTCAGTCAGGTTTCCTATCGTATGGGCTTATAAACTGTCTAACCTAACAGAAAAGCAGTCTTAGGCGGGTTTTACTGTAATTGAAATTACTGACCgctatattattactattgttacCCTACGCTATCTAGCTAAAGATAACCCTGCTAGCTTGTTTACCTAGCAGTGAGACAGAAACTGTTTTACCCATTGGAACAGGTTGAGCTGGAAAACAATGACCCACATTTTTGCTAGAAAAGCATATGCCTGCTTTTTAATCTGACGTAAACAATAATGTCATATCGTATATCATAACTAGTCAggtacattttgtgtttatatgaagGGTTAAAAAAGTGTTGTGGCCGCTATGCGCTAGGTTATGATGAGCACAGACACCAGGTCCCGGTTTACCACCTTTCAGTGACCTCTTCGTTCACGCAGTGATTTCACGGACAGCTGCAGGTAAGTTAGTGTGGCGCTGTGCTGCTCACTGTTGTATTTGGCCTTTACAGCGTCAAAGCTTTGACAGGCCAGCACAACTGACCAGCTTTCACCTCTGACTTGTTATGAGATGTATTTACTAGAGCCTCAGCTATTCGATGATTGATCAGTTAGTtaactgacagaaaaataattgtcaaCAATTTCGatagtcgattaattgttttcatttaaaaaaaaaaaatctcagtttTCTACTTCCAGCTTTTGCAACATGAGCATTTCCTGGTTTCTTTAGTCTTCAGTGGTtgtgaactgaatattttgggtgTTTTGAATATTGGTTTGGGTTCTAGATAACtgagatggacatttttcactattttctgacattttatagaccaaactactaatccagaaaataactgacaaattaatggataatgaaaatagttgcaaCCCTGAGACCAATACAGCTGACTTGCTTTTGCCTCTCTCTGCTCGTCATGAGATACCTGTATAAGAAGGCCCAGATTGCATTAGACCTTCTGTGGTTGCCCACTtacacagacatgttttagTGTAGAACAGGACAATTCTGTTTCAGTGAGCATTGCCTTATCAGATGGTTTGGTCTTTAGACACTATTCTGCTGTCATATCATTTCAGGTGTAGCATTTTACATTGCTCCAAGATGTGCATTTTGTACATCAGTTGTTTGTGATTGCAAATGTGAGGAATTGTCCAAAGACTgataaattgtttttatttttcatatattaataatataattattattttatgagaGCATCCAttctaaataaatgacaaaactatACAGTGCTTAAATTTACATGACACTTTGACAACCCTCTTAATTTGTGGGGTCATTAAAAAAGGGACTTAAAAATCTAGTCACAGCCCAGAAGAGTTTGAGAAACCTTGGCCTAGAAAATAACACATGGAGTTTCTTCAATTGAGTGGTAttcttctttttaattaattaattgatttggAAAACGGAAGAATACATATACACTAAAACCATCATCAGTCATTTAATTACTTGATCCCGGAAGAATTCAGGGTTTCGCCAAGGCAATTGCTTAGCTGAGGTGGTAAGCAACCCATCTTCTCATTATCAATTTAGTTAGATGATGACAGCCGAAACGGTAGTGCTGAGATAATTAGTCAATTATCCATTAGTCGATCAACaagaaattaatctgcaacaattttgttgattgattaataatttaagtcatttatcaagcaaaaaatgctaaacattgaCTGCTTCTAGcctctcagatgtgaggatttgttgctttctcTATGtaatatcactgtaaatttaatctctctttttttttttttttacttttggtcaGTCAAAATAAGCAGTTTGAAGATGTCGCCTTGCTGTGAAATCTTCTGATAGGgaattttcaccattttctgacatgttataGACGAATCAATTAATTGCAAATATAATCACCAGATTACTGAGGGTAGGTTGCTCATCTCCACGGCTAAACACTGCCAGAAACCCTGGATTCTTCGGCTGGCGAGGTGTACGTTTAGTCCACTGCTGATAAAATGCTATTCCCCTTCTCTAGAGAACCAAACCTTTGACTTGCCTCTAACCTGCgaccctcctgctcctctcctccagcATGCGGTGACTGAGACCGAGGCCTGAAGGCACAGTGGgtctggtggtggtggcagcagcaaGCAGCTAGCTTAGATGAAGGATGAAGAGCCCGGTGCACAGATGCAGGGATGTGGAGCACGGGCGTGGGCAGGCCAGGGCAGGAGCCAACTGCCTACAGGCTGAGCAGCGCATCCCTATCTCCAAAGACGTCATCACTTCCTCCTCCGCCTCTGCCATGTGGTTTATCAGGGACGTCTGCGGCATCGTGTGTGCTGTCATCACCTGGCTGCTGGTGTTTTACGCagagtttgtggtgttgtttgTAATGCTGCTGCCCTCCAAGAATCTGACGTACAGCATTGTGAACGGGACCCTTTTCAACACTCTGGCCTTCCTTGCCCTTGCCTCACACCTCAGGGCCATGTGCACTGACCCTGTAAGTGGGACTTGTTTGGTgttatttatacatacatattgtaAATTAGGTGACAGACTGTCATGCTTTAACTCTCAATGTTATGCAGATAAGTTTAGCTGATGGAGCTGAACTTTCAAAAAATTATAAAAGTACGTTTAGCCTCTCCCTACTCATTTCATTATGATGATTAATGAGCTGCAAATTATGCTGAAGTCATCTACTGTGTGGTCATGTTTCTTTCTAGGGGGCGGTACCAAAAGGGAATGCTACTAAGGAATACATAGAAAGCCTTCAGCTGAAACCAGGGCAGGTGGTCTACAAATGTCCCAAGTGCTGCAGCATCAAGCCTGACCGAGCACACCACTGCAGGTAGGGCAAAAAGGACATGAAATTCTCACTGCCGCATTGGCATACACACCCAATCCCATGCTTacagctgcagtgttttggtgcAATGAGGATGTCAgactgttaataaaataaataaattctgacTTTGGTTAATTTGTGAAATAGAAATTGCTCTTCCCAGAATGTAGTGCCCTTCAATTTCTACCAATGTcgtctttgtttgttgttgttgttgcattgGACGGTTGATAcagtattcattttattttaatctattACTTTTTCCTTAACTTGCTGTCTCTCTCGCAGTGTTTGCAAACGCTGCATACGGAAGATGGACCACCACTGCCCCTGGGTCAATAACTGTGTTGGGGAGAACAACCAAAAGTACTTTGTGCTTTTCACAGTAAGTTCACAGTAAGAATAAGTCTCTTACAATGTGGGCTGACCAAAAACTTATAACTATGACTTATAACTAATAAGAATTATAAACTGAAGAAGGTTGCCAAAAACCAATTTTCAACTTTTGACAATAAGAAGATGCCCTCATATTATAGCAAACATGGAGGTTGCAATTTTTACCAGCTTTTTTGTATCTGTGTAACACTGTGTAACTCCTCTTAAAGAGGTGTTGTATGGGAAATCAGTAGTAGTTGCTATTCTAATGCAGTACAGATGCAGATAAGGATTCCTCAGTGAATACCACTCTGTTTGCAGTCAGTGTATGTGTTGAAACCTTCATTGTGTcctctttttttcaatttactttttttaccTAGATGTACATTGCACTCATCTCTCTCCACGCTCTGGTCATGGTGGTCTTCCATTTCCTCAACTGCTTTGAAGATGATTGGACAAGtgagtctttaaaaaaaacctctgtAGCCCTCAATTCCCTTCACTCATAAAAAGAAAAGCCTTTCTTCAGCTACTCAGAACTGGAGTTCTAACCTTAAaatctttgaaatgtttttatcgGAATGCATCTTTTTAtatcagtaaaataaaacaatatattatgcttaattttatatataaaccTATATATTCTTACAACCAGTTTGTATTATTATCAGCATTGCTTTATCcactattttcctttttatattcTCAGTATTTAgatgaaaatgcacattttagtcatttttatccttCATAGTTTTAGTTGAcgaaaagtcattacattttagtcaacttttagtcaaagtgttttctctctttaaactaaactaattcattgccattaaaatcacactagtgctgaaactattagtcgaTTAATATGCCTACCTGGCCTCTGAGCTAAAATCATATACAAATGTCTTCCAGAGAAAGTGCTGTGGAATCttagaaacaacagtttgacattAAGCTTTTTCTGGTAAGAGCAAGTAAGTGAAAACGGATCGAGCATAATTACAAGTCGCTCGTCCAAATATATAGATAAATAAACTTGCAGCCTTTAAACGTTGCAGCAGCAACACGTGATGCGCATTTAGACCCATCAgggaacaggtctgaaaagCCAACACGGTTGGTTGTATTCTTCCCACCTAATTTGTAGCCTCAGGGCGTCTCTCCGTCTCCCGTTACTACAGTGATTGGTTTCCTTTCTGCcgaattataaataaagtgtgtccgTAGATCTATTCTTTTATTCCGATGTCACGTCACATCAATCTGCACCACACGTCAGTCAATGACAGGGATGCATTGATTGtattttgacagacagactagaCACACGATTGAGGGTAAATATCATGCATTTTGTGAATGTCCGACAGCCCACCACTAACATTTTAGTCTCGTCaacgaaaacaaaacatacatttcgccatagtttttattatcaaagatcTATTTTTAGCTTGTCAACGTCTCGTCTTTGTCATGGAAAAATAGTCGTTGATGAACATTTTCGAAATTAACACTGGGTTTATGTCACCAAATTAAATGGTATGggttttatatgtgtgtttatttggttgtttttggaCAGTTGAGTTCTATGGCACGGTGACCTAAGCGCTATCAGGCACTGGCTACGCAGGCAATCCTTACTAGTAGGATAAATTCATAGTTGGATTTGGCCTCTTCAGGGGGTTTGTTGatgataaaaaaagattaaacaataacagtgttttcctttaatgtaTGGTGCCTATGGATTAAAAAAGGGAATATTATAGGATTAATACAGTAATTGACTCCTTAGACTTTACAGCGCTGTGGGAATATTATAGTATTTCCCCTTAGGTCCTCTCCACAGCTATCAAAAATACAATGTTCACAGGTATGAATGAAATTTTGTGCAAACATTTCCATTCCTGCTGAACTCTAGTGCTGCTTCCTTTTCCAGCTGTACTTTGACGGAACTGGGTTGCAAAGCTCACTGAGAACCTTCATGAGTTGCATGTGTCGGCATGCCAGCCGCATTTTTATTATGTCTTTCGGTAATATGTACTTACTGGCATGGGAAATACCTAGAGGCCTTTACACTCCCTGAACCTGTCCTGTTTGTCATCCTGGTTGCAATGTgccatactgtatgtgcctAATTTTAGACTGTTGTCTTCAACTTTATCAGTATCTGTCATATTTAGATTTAGTTCTGTTAAGGCTGAGGCACAGCTGTTTGGGGGAAGCATCAGAGCAGTCTACAGGACTCACACTGAATGACAGGTTGCAGGGTAAGACCAACTACAGTGAAGCGTGACCTGCGGACTCTCAAATAATGCTTTCATTTCATAACAAGAATTGGTGCCTGGGGAAAACTGGTTGAAATGATGGTTGAAGATGGAAACAAAATCTACCACTCATAAAGGTGCGACACCAGACTTTCGTTCCAATTCCAGTGTAATTTCCTGTTTGACTACATTCAAAAGGCAATGGAAATTTTGCATTTGGTTTACAGTTGCAAAGTTCCCACCCACAGTTAAGCCAGAACCCACCTGACGTGTTTTCATACCTGCTTAATAATTCAACATAAACCTCCAGATCCCAAACACTCAATAGCCCTACCCTTTTACTGAAGGTGACAGGTGGGCATACCTGTTGACAGCATTGCTTCAACGCTTTGCATCCTCACTGTAGTGCTGTAAACGAGTTAACAGTAGAGTGCAGTAGTTTCTTTGATTGTAGTGTATAGCAGTTCCTCATACGGCCCTCTTTTTTGCCCCTTCACTTCTTTTCCTCCATGTCCCTCCATCCCCCAGAGTGCagttccttctctcctccagcAACAGTCATCCTCCTCATACTCCTGTGCTTTGAgggtctcctcttcctcatcttcacCTCTGTGATGTTCGGCACCCAAGTCCACTCCATCTGTACCGACGAGACTGTAAGTGATCCATTTAGTGACCAACAATCCTCCTCCTTATCTCACTACTTCCTTTTGCTCTTCCCCCTGCTGCTGCCACCcttttgctttttaacattaGCATATTTGACCTACTTCTAATTCAAACTGTTAACAGCTAACTGAAGTCTCTCATTCTGCAGCCTGATGTAGAATAAAGTGCCGCAAATTCCCTGCAAGTCTTTATTTTAAGTGAAAACAAGGTATGACAAATGAGTAACtgccaaaaagaaagaaacttcaATATTGAGTGCTTTAAAGGTAAATCTGTGGTGTCTGTGACTGCAGCATTCACAATG is part of the Siniperca chuatsi isolate FFG_IHB_CAS linkage group LG9, ASM2008510v1, whole genome shotgun sequence genome and encodes:
- the zdhhc3a gene encoding palmitoyltransferase ZDHHC3-A isoform X1 — encoded protein: MKSPVHRCRDVEHGRGQARAGANCLQAEQRIPISKDVITSSSASAMWFIRDVCGIVCAVITWLLVFYAEFVVLFVMLLPSKNLTYSIVNGTLFNTLAFLALASHLRAMCTDPGAVPKGNATKEYIESLQLKPGQVVYKCPKCCSIKPDRAHHCSVCKRCIRKMDHHCPWVNNCVGENNQKYFVLFTMYIALISLHALVMVVFHFLNCFEDDWTKCSSFSPPATVILLILLCFEGLLFLIFTSVMFGTQVHSICTDETGIERLKGETGKWGKVPCWEAVQMAFGGPFSLSWCSPFAGLSCKKSPPEHVTVPQGEIIEEDVIEIPLD
- the zdhhc3a gene encoding palmitoyltransferase ZDHHC3-A isoform X2, with amino-acid sequence MKSPVHRCRDVEHGRGQARAGANCLQAEQRIPISKDVITSSSASAMWFIRDVCGIVCAVITWLLVFYAEFVVLFVMLLPSKNLTYSIVNGTLFNTLAFLALASHLRAMCTDPGAVPKGNATKEYIESLQLKPGQVVYKCPKCCSIKPDRAHHCSVCKRCIRKMDHHCPWVNNCVGENNQKYFVLFTMYIALISLHALVMVVFHFLNCFEDDWTKCSSFSPPATVILLILLCFEGLLFLIFTSVMFGTQVHSICTDETGIEQLKKEERRWAKKTKWMNMRAVFGHPFSLLWFSPFSTPDHGKAETYQYVV
- the zdhhc3a gene encoding palmitoyltransferase ZDHHC3-A isoform X3, which gives rise to MKSPVHRCRDVEHGRGQARAGANCLQAEQRIPISKDVITSSSASAMWFIRDVCGIVCAVITWLLVFYAEFVVLFVMLLPSKNLTYSIVNGTLFNTLAFLALASHLRAMCTDPGAVPKGNATKEYIESLQLKPGQVVYKCPKCCSIKPDRAHHCSVCKRCIRKMDHHCPWVNNCVGENNQKYFVLFTMYIALISLHALVMVVFHFLNCFEDDWTRNRASEGRDGEVGEGAVLGGRADGVRRPVLSVLVQPLRRAELQEEPPRARHRPTGGDHRGGCHRDTTGLVLPVVRKTGRHFFSVWQRFCPSK